From the Pomacea canaliculata isolate SZHN2017 linkage group LG4, ASM307304v1, whole genome shotgun sequence genome, one window contains:
- the LOC112561375 gene encoding uncharacterized protein LOC112561375 isoform X2, translated as MSNSPSLFSLPRLKDEQQQQQQQQQLQQQTLPSPQQQALQQQASGEIGKITGEKRDPDNLCIEELAELISASIADMNAFPGKPEKSNVLQETVVSQLQQISKPGPTDSRSSEAVQQSQVSSSKPSIVANEILGSLLLEALEGFLFVVNSQGKVEFVSENVVQYLKYSQDDLVGKSIYNIIHVGDHAQFSNSLVPMSLPNSLSWPNDSPNKGRNFNCRMLIKPPCEEDEDVEVKQTYVSQYESMYITAILQPYLGHKFSDAHSESDNQTCLVCIARRVPMIEKVNTMVNNEAYTTKCDLTGKILDFEARSLPKGHYGEVLTGSYTLTGNYYDYCLNNDVSVVRKHFSEVSAADSRSGLYRIRLKDSRYFFVQSTSKLITSPHNHKPDYIFSTHSIIREVESESELKGLAGTSLLKYLSNQSSISSSHNLHPALAFIGIPNSPSLPFNMVSAMSSPSSTMGLNMGMGNLGPLANNSMGSIGGNTGNSMDSISDLDFFTPSDWEQVNALISMSGGGVSLPASENLGVYSSNMTGNGVSGGAVSSGNSVSNMQTFTTTNSWGGVAPMKSAANTPANSTGSSSLQLALLGNQSLANMTSANINNTVGISNTTSISMNGKPHPGVLAHLQRSNSTSFEGQKSPSFSPGPGGTPRSAVTFNMPVPGQRQPGGLIGYPSQRSPVSGVMQNRSHGGQFGMGFQRKTMSPLLSPQPGLSSSPVWGRSPSAMGGPDFGGHGGPGSVGSMSQASPLQALQSMDSQTSSALDILSPSPRGSHDPPFPPPTPPFDASPGGVGGGTGGADLRQRPGKLCQLLTQNTSLEQLGPRSLLMSGAVQRSGSNRSAMASPGLGKSGLKSPEEQLHQSPTPGPGQSPPEKPQSTSNEDGEVILSGQATEAEKKDNFILKKLLSQEEDSDPPTIMDHEISSSPQTTGPGTNDCDRNMDKNEAEPKKTTNVLLKQLLSDENKQDRVVGGLEMRIKLEMDIEKSGLNRSQMSTSLGEGDSQKSQGELLHQLLQEDRNADGVAITSAPAESTSQDQEISGSRSRHESGQQEPQSTTSHPLVPSPSHLPHMSRHPSGSMGLGTQLHNTQLFHDLADTSGRASNSVFASSSSASCLKQQDSIIQNKNLDTLLNSLWERDTESPAIRDIHRQSKKRKASASDVDSTEMDTEPSTSGGSSGGPGGNVEASSRLSQKNALLAQLLSKKAAKETVVNTHLTVNPVGVPQQRIPRNLNEKLVTIKGGGRSTSVDKATEAGGVASMMSTGTVSGTSKMANPHDNPRTNPNTPFPGNTSAGGMGGGMGDGPRGFSSAYGNSLGSGVTSMDLSEDNVTSQLEQFQHFFSDSMGPMATDSASSDSTDPLLQQILQQAADLEEDLSSGNYSAPDMGSVAPPVSTQPLSAPQPPLPTSLPTPLPAPVPTPLPAQQHQPSLSQQHQLAMHQQSLPPHQHQPQQHQFPQSMMESSDMSQEEQNMLAQLEQLISDGSLQGVDSLLGIAGLTNTPGVGSVGGGMDSQTAGLSSSVGIGDGVPGVLTTSLNEQMAIDEIQRQLMNDDPLSSSGAPGMGPMVLQNAGGAGMYSPGPAMSPMMMGSRGAVAAAGATGVPRAHPNMMNLVQRPFASQIPPQQVNQQAALSPGQQQSPTMFAPQGLQPQSPQFPQPRAPLASALQAAPQVFPRTSSQVRQNLLLHQKNRAMEKRQRQNQHQHQQAQDCQRALQHRLQQQQLGSQQFNQQFPQRGGLVPAPLSPHLPMPPGPHLMGQATPSGPAPAQMSSHYVSGMLGPAQWGLGPGAGVGSAGDAMTGIHPPLQGAQFQNLQRTRTLSGNSLPSPAGQGSRFQFPTDGQFAGPPGQGQVAGMFSPGQNQGGPVPPPGPQQQQQQQQQQQQQQQQQQQQQMFSQNRMMQRSHSMNTGCGSPRTSQSPFGSTDPLLLSPHAMSPNSALRQQPQPSQVSPTFSQSPMTSPQYSHAGAPPPFSGPVSVSSAGGMPPSFSSGHLSLGAPGGANSGQPFHDFELNFFDNTLSDSKKLQADMGLPTAGPTSTSQYVKQELRNICNARSEKQMQQQTQMQQHLLQQQHQQQLQQAPQPMQRLLADCDSELPPDILETISNMSQDHGGPLAEEIKEEEIVSQARQEAKKRYKQFRALSVSEQSPLQEEVDDAEAKATSLFRNQLLKHPPQTAPATVSQSSKSAAACTTQQVNVLQKEPRTPVDVKPPDSKNSLLQQLLADVP; from the exons AGGCAAGATCACAGGGGAGAAGAGGGATCCAGACAACTTGTGCATCGAGGAACTTGCTGAGTTGATCTCTGCAAGTATAGCGGATATGAACGCTTTTCCTGGCAAGCCGGAAAAGAGCAACGTATTGCAGGAGACAGTTGTTTCACAACTTCAGCAGATCTCCAAACCTGGGCCAACTG ACAGCAGATCCAGTGAAGCAGTACAGCAGAGCCAGGTGTCCTCCAGCAAGCCTTCCATTGTTGCAAATGAAATTTTGGGATCCCTCCTCCTGGAG GCTCTTGAAGGCTTTCTCTTTGTGGTCAACAGCCAGGGCAAAGTTGAGTTTGTGTCCGAGAACGTAGTCCAGTATCTCAAATATTCTCAG gatgacTTAGTGGGGAAAAGTATCTACAATATCATTCATGTTGGCGACCATGCTCAGTTCAGCAACAGCCTTGTGCCTATGTCACTAC CCAACAGCCTATCGTGGCCTAATGATTCACCAAACAAGGGTCGCAATTTCAACTGTAGAATGCTTATTAAGCCCCCAT GTGAAGAAGACGAGGATGTGGAAGTGAAACAAACCTATGTTTCCCAATATGAGAGCATGTACATTACTGCTATCCTGCAACCTTATCTTGGACATAAGTTTTCCGATGCACACAGTGAGTCAG ATAATCAGACGTGCTTGGTTTGCATTGCACGAAGGGTCCCTATGATAGAGAAAGTGAATACCATGGTAAATAATGAAGCGTATACAACCAAGTGTGACCTCACAGGCAAAATCCTTGATTTTGAAGCACG ttcattGCCAAAGGGCCATTACGGAGAAGTGCTGACAGGAAGTTATACCTTGACAGGAAATTACTACGACTATTGCCTAAACAATGATGTTTCAGTAGTGCGTAAACACTTTAGTGAAG TGAGTGCTGCAGACAGCAGAAGTGGGCTATACCGAATCAGACTGAAGGACAGCCGCTATTTTTTTGTTCAGTCGACAAGCAAGCTTATCACTTCCCCGCATAACCACAAGCCTGACTACATTTTTTCTACGCATTCAATTATCAG AGAGGTCGAGTCTGAATCTGAACTGAAGGGATTAGCAGGAACCAGTCTGCTAAAATATCTTTCTAACCAATCATCAATCAGCAGCTCACACAACCTGCACCCTGCTTTGGCGTTTATTGGTATACCAAATAGCCCCAGCCTGCCCTTCAACATGGTATCAGCCATGTCCAGTCCTTCCTCCACGATGGGGCTAAATATGGGCATGGGAAATCTTGGACCTCTGGCGAACAACAGCATGGGAAGCATTGGAGGGAACACAGGGAACAGCATGGATTCAATTTCAGATTTAGACTTTTTCACTCCTTCAGACTGGGAACAAGTGAATGCCCTCATTAGCATGAGTGGAGGAGGAGTGTCTCTGCCAGCATCGGAAAATCTCGGAGTCTATAGCAGCAACATGACTGGGAATGGAGTCAGTGGTGGAGCTGTTAGCAGTGGTAATTCTGTATCCAACATGCAGACTTTTACCACGACAAACTCTTGGGGAGGAGTTGCTCCCATGAAAAGTGCGGCCAATACTCCCGCAAACAGTACTGGCTCGTCTTCCTTGCAGTTAGCTTTACTAGGCAATCAGAGTTTAGCCAACATGACTTCAGCCAACATAAACAATACTGTGGGCATCAGCAACACTACCAGCATCTCCATGAATGGCAAGCCACATCCTGGGGTGCTGGCTCATCTACAGCGCAGTAACTCCACTAGCTTTGAAGGCCAGAAATCCCCCAGCTTTTCTCCTGGCCCTGGTGGGACCCCACGAAGTGCTGTCACTTTCAACATGCCAGTGCCTGGACAGCGACAACCTGGTGGACTGATAGGCTACCCCAGCCAGCGCAGTCCTGTATCAGGTGTGATGCAGAATCGCAGCCATGGTGGACAATTTGGCATGGGGTTCCAGCGCAAGACTATGTCCCCTTTGTTGTCACCACAGCCAG GTCTTTCATCCAGCCCAGTGTGGGGTCGCTCTCCCAGTGCCATGGGAGGACCAGATTTTGGTGGACATGGAGGGCCTGGCAGTGTAGGCAGCATGTCTCAAGCCTCTCCTCTACAGGCGTTGCAGTCAATGGATTCCCAGACCTCCAGTGCCTTAGACATACTCAGCCCTTCACCCCGTGGATCACATGACCCACCCTtccctccacccacccctcctTTCGATGCCAGTCCaggaggggttgggggaggcACAGGGGGTGCTGATCTTCGTCAGCGCCCAGGAAAATTGTGCCAGCTGTTGACGCAAAACACGTCACTGGAACAGCTGGGACCACGTTCATTGCTAATGTCAGGAGCAGTCCAGCGTTCTGGCTCAAACAGATCTGCCATGGCCAGCCCAGGCCTGGGTAAGTCTGGACTCAAGTCACCAGAAGAGCAACTGCACCAGTCTCCTACCCCAGGCCCTGGCCAGAGCCCCCCAGAGAAGCCTCAGAGCACATCCAACGAGGATGGAGAGGTCATCCTGAGTGGACAAGCTACAGAAGCAGAAAAGAAGGACAACTTTATCCTGAAGAAGTTGCTGAGTCAGGAGGAGGACTCAGATCCACCAACCATCATGGATCATGAGATCTCAAGCTCTCCTCAGACTACAGGACCTGGGACTAATGACTGTGACAGAAATATGGACAAAAATGAGGCGGAGCCTAAGAAAACcacaaatgttttacttaag CAACTTCTGAGTGATGAAAATAAGCAAGATCGGGTTGTTGGTGGCTTGGAAATGCGCATTAAGCTTGAGATGGACATCGAAAAGTCAGGTTTGAACAGAAGTCAAATGTCCACATCACTGGGAGAAGGGGATAGCCAGAAGTCCCAGGGGGAGCTACTGCACCAGCTTCTTCAAGAAGATCGCAATGCAGATGGAGTGGCCATCACATCAGCACCAGCA GAGTCCACCAGTCAGGATCAGGAGATCAGTGGCTCGCGGTCCCGCCATGAGTCTGGCCAACAAGAGCCACAGTCAACCACCTCACATCCTCTAGTTCCATCCCCATCACACCTGCCTCACATGAGTCGGCATCCTTCAGGCAGCATGGGATTGGGCACTCAGCTGCATAACACTCAGCTCTTTCATGACCTTGCGGACACCTCTGGGCGAGCTTCCAATTCAGTTTTTGCCTCATCCTCCAGCGCATCTTGTCTCAAGCAGCAGGACAGTATAATTCAGAACAAGAATCTTGACACTTTGCTCAACTCTCTATGGGAGCGAGATACCGAGTCGCCAGCCATCCGTGACATCCACAGACAGTCCAAGAAGCGCAAAGCCTCAGCTTCAGATGTTGACAGCACCGAAATGGACACTGAGCCCAGCACTTCAGGTGGTAGCAGTGGTGGGCCTGGAGGGAATGTTGAAGCTAGCAGTCGTTTATCCCAGAAGAACGCTTTGCTGGCTCAGCTACTGTCCAAGAAAGCTGCCAAAGAGACTGTGGTGAACACCCACCTCACTGTCAACCCAGTTGGTGTTCCCCAGCAGCGGATTCCTCGCAATCTCAATGAAAAACTTGTCACCATCAAGGGGGGGGGGCGGAGCACTAGTGTAGACAAAGCCACAGAAGCTGGTGGTGTTGCCAGCATGATGAGTACTGGTACTGTGAGTGGGACCAGCAAGATGGCTAACCCTCATGACAACCCACGCACCAATCCCAACACCCCTTTTCCTGGAAATACAAGTGCTGGTGGTATGGGTGGTGGAATGGGCGATGGGCCAAGGGGTTTCAGTTCTGCCTATGGAAACAGCCTGGGTAGTGGTGTCACTAGTATGGACTTGAGTGAGGACAATGTCACAAGTCAGCTGGAGCAGTTTCAACACTTCTTCTCTGATAGCATGGGACCCATGGCCACGGACTCAGCATCAAGTGACTCCACAGACCCCTTGTTACAGCAGATTCTCCAGCAAGCCGCAGACCTCGAAGAGGACCTCAGCTCAGGCAACTACTCTGCCCCTGACATGGGAAGTGTGGCACCACCAGTCTCCACCCAGCCCCTGTCAGCCCCTCAACCCCCACTCCCTacttctctccccacccctctgCCTGCCCCAGTTCCCACCCCACTTCCTGCTCAGCAGCATCAGCCATCTTTGTCTCAGCAACATCAGCTCGCGATGCACCAGCAGTCGCTGCCTCCACACCAGCATCAGCCACAGCAACACCAGTTTCCACAATCAATGATGGAGTCCAGTGACATGTCTCAGGAGGAGCAGAACATGTTGGCCCAGCTAGAGCAGCTTATTAGTGATGGCTCTCTTCAAGGGGTGGATTCTCTTCTAGGAATTGCAGGACTGACCAACACACCTGGTGTGGGCAGTGTAGGTGGAGGTATGGACTCTCAGACAGCTGGTCTGTCCAGCAGTGTGGGGATAGGGGATGGTGTACCGGGCGTGCTAACCACTTCTCTCAATGAACAAATGGCTATTGACGAGATTCAGCGACAGTTGATGAACGATGATCCTTTGAGCAGCAGTGGCGCTCCAGGCATGGGACCCATGGTTCTTCAGAATGCAGGTGGGGCTGGGATGTACTCCCCAGGTCCTGCCATGTCCCCAATGATGATGGGGTCACGTGGTGCTGTGGCAGCAGCTGGGGCTACTGGTGTTCCACGGGCCCATCCTAATATGATGAACCTTGTGCAGCGCCCATTTGCCAGCCAAATACCACCACAGCAGGTGAATCAACAGGCAGCATTATCGCCAGGGCAACAGCAGTCACCCACCATGTTTGCACCACAAGGATTACAACCACAAAGTCCACAGTTTCCCCAGCCCCGAG CACCCCTGGCAAGTGCCTTGCAAGCAGCTCCTCAGGTCTTCCCACGCACCAGCTCCCAGGTCCGGCAGAACTTACTTCTGCATCAGAAGAACCGGGCCATGGAGAAGCGTCAACGCCAgaaccagcaccagcaccagcaggcTCAAGACTGCCAGCGTGCTCTACAGCACCGtctacaacagcagcagctagGTTCTCAACAATTCAATCAGCAATTCCCACAG CGGGGAGGCTTGGTGCCAGCGCCCCTATCCCCCCACCTCCCGATGCCGCCGGGCCCCCACCTCATGGGGCAGGCAACCCCCAGCGGGCCGGCCCCGGCCCAGATGTCCTCTCACTATGTGTCTGGAATGCTGGGCCCGGCCCAGTGGGGGTTGGGACCAGGCGCCGGGGTGGGCAGCGCGGGGGACGCCATGACGGGTATTCACCCTCCGCTGCAG GGTGCTCAGTTCCAGAACCTACAGCGGACCCGGACCCTGTCCGGCAACTCCCTGCCTAGCCCTGCCGGGCAAGGCTCTCGCTTTCAGTTTCCCACCGATGGCCAGTTTGCAGGACCCCCAGGTCAAGGACAAGTGGCAGGAATGTTCTCCCCAGGGCAGAACCAAGGGGGTCCAGTACCACCTCCCGGacctcagcagcagcaacaacaacagcagcagcaacaacagcaacagcagcaacaacaacagcagcagatgtTCTCACAGAACCGCATGATGCAGCGCTCACACAGCATGAACACAG GGTGTGGCTCTCCGCGCACATCACAGAGTCCTTTTGGTTCCACAGATCCTCTGCTTCTGTCACCACATGCCATGTCACCAAACTCCGCACTCCGGCAGCAGCCCCAGCCTTCACAG GTATCACCGACATTCAGTCAAAGTCCCATGACATCACCACAGTACAGCCATGCTGGGGCACCACCTCCTTTCTCAGGCCCCGTCTCAGTCTCTTCCGCAGGAGGCATGCCTCCGTCCTTCAGTAGTGGTCACCTCTCCTTGGGTGCTCCAGGAGGAGCAAATTCTGGCCAGCCATTCCAtgattttgaattaaatttcTTTGACAACACACTTTCAGACAG CAAAAAGCTGCAAGCAGATATGGGGCTGCCCACCGCTGGTCCAACATCAACGTCTCAGTACGTGAAGCAGGAACTGCGTAATATATGTAACGCACGGTCAGAGAAACAGATGCAGCAACAGACCCAGATGCAGCAGCATCTTcttcagcagcaacatcagcagcagctgcagcaggcTCCACAGCCAATGCAAAGATTGCTGGCTGACTGTGACAGTGAACTTCCTCCGGATATACTGGAGACCA TAAGCAACATGTCCCAAGATCACGGAGGACCCTTAGCAgaggaaataaaggaagaagagaTAGTTTCTCAAGCACGCCAGGAGGCTAAGAAACGATACAAGCAGTTTCGTgctctttccgtttctgagcaGTCTC CATTACAAGAGGAGGTAGACGATGCAGAAGCCAAAGCTACGAGTCTCTTCCGCAACCAGCTTCTGAAGCATCCACCTCAAACTGCACCTGCAACAGTATCACAGAGTTCCAAATCAGCAGCTGCTTGTACCACACAACAGGTCAACGTTTTGCAAAAAGAGCCAAGG ACTCCTGTTGATGTGAAGCCACCTGACAGCAAAAACAGCCTGCTGCAGCAGTTGTTGGCCGACGTCCCATAA